The genomic window TGGTTCTTCATAGGGGTCCTTAAGCGATATAGAGAACGGCAACGACGGTCGCCAACCATAGTATCACGTTGATCAGGATTGGACGGTCGCTGATCAGCACCTCGGTCGGCGAGCCGCCTCGTTCTTCCTTATGAATAAGATAAAGGTACCGGAAAATCCCATAGACAACGAAAGGAATGGTCACAAAGAGATTCTCGGTGCCGAGTTTGCTGGAAACCTCCGGTGAGAACGTGTAGAGCATGTAAACCACGGCCACCGACGCCGTAACCACACCGATAAGTTGGTCCAGCAGGTAGGGGGAGTATTTGCTCAGGATTGTGCGATGGGAGGCGGCGTCACCTTCGAGAAACACCAACTCGTGTCTTCGCTTACCGAAAGCAAGAAAGAGGGCCAGAAAAAGCGTGTTGATCAAAAGCCACTTGGAGGCCGGTACGCCAATAGCGAAGGCTCCGGCATAGGCCCGAATGACAAAGCCAACAGCAATACTCATTGCATCCACAATCACAATGTTCTTCAACCAGAAGCTGTATGACAGATTGAGACCAAAGAAAAGAAGACTGACGACAAAGAACGAACTGTTAATAAACCATGCCCCACCCAGTGCGATCACCAGAAGCCCGGCACAATAGACCATAGCGGCCGACTTGGAAACCCGTCCTGAGGCAATCGGTCTGTCTTTTTTCAAAGGGTGGCGACGATCCTTGTCACAATCGATCAGATCATTGAGTATGTATACCGACGATGACAGCAGGCAAAAAATGAAGACCGCAATGACAGCGATCTCAGTTGCAACAGTGTGAATCGCTTCACCTGAGAAAATCAAGGCCGCCAGGACCACACCGTTCTTAAGCCATTGCGACGGCCGAGCCAGCTTCACGAAGGAGACAAACATAACCGATTATAGGAAAACACTAAACTGCGTTCAAGCTTAATTGTG from Candidatus Zixiibacteriota bacterium includes these protein-coding regions:
- a CDS encoding decaprenyl-phosphate phosphoribosyltransferase; this translates as MFVSFVKLARPSQWLKNGVVLAALIFSGEAIHTVATEIAVIAVFIFCLLSSSVYILNDLIDCDKDRRHPLKKDRPIASGRVSKSAAMVYCAGLLVIALGGAWFINSSFFVVSLLFFGLNLSYSFWLKNIVIVDAMSIAVGFVIRAYAGAFAIGVPASKWLLINTLFLALFLAFGKRRHELVFLEGDAASHRTILSKYSPYLLDQLIGVVTASVAVVYMLYTFSPEVSSKLGTENLFVTIPFVVYGIFRYLYLIHKEERGGSPTEVLISDRPILINVILWLATVVAVLYIA